The following are from one region of the Corythoichthys intestinalis isolate RoL2023-P3 chromosome 17, ASM3026506v1, whole genome shotgun sequence genome:
- the LOC130905981 gene encoding FAS-associated death domain protein-like, giving the protein MMAAKLDIAANVIAENLGRNWRRLGRQLGLTETKLDSVSTRHPNDLDETARELLKEWRKNRGSEVCVKDLVRALRACHQNLTADKVEDAWMIPQ; this is encoded by the exons ATGATGGCAG CCAAGCTGGACATTGCCGCAAATGTGATTGCTGAAAACTTGGGTCGTAACTGGCGTAGATTAGGACGACAGCTGGGTCTGACCGAAACTAAACTGGATTCCGTCTCAACGAGACATCCGAACGATTTGGACGAGACTGCCAGAGAGCTGCTGAAGGAATGGCGCAAGAATCGTGGATCCGAAGTCTGCGTTAAAGACTTAGTTAGGGCTCTCAGGGCATGCCACCAAAATCTCACAGCTGATAAAGTGGAGGATGCCTGGATGATACCTCAATAG